The Oxyura jamaicensis isolate SHBP4307 breed ruddy duck chromosome Z, BPBGC_Ojam_1.0, whole genome shotgun sequence genome window below encodes:
- the HAUS1 gene encoding HAUS augmin-like complex subunit 1 has translation MAEAAAMEKLQGVTSWLKKVFENKPIPPYEVNAQTVDILCKLKEYSEARDRGLAFLIEDMKQQATEYEAEANYLEGLLTEGLGISLSSLSSKGIAYLSTLVNSAMTLETKDTSLASFFCAINDMSSKLYTTESKNRELELELNKIKKKLTAALVLEKQLKGDLQKTKEHLEVERAKAERQSLNLNFLRDKYKDFKIRIKAAEEQLAASGLDPSLTHQSLVSMSEKLDEMQTEVVLLKKKLESYLDLTPSPSLALVKIEEVKRELNDVEAEFSKQIDMLTLEMPEPRQYEFT, from the exons ATGGCGGAGGCCGCGGCCATGGAGAAGCTGCAGGGG GTTACTTCATGGCTAAAGAAAGTGTTTGAGAACAAGCCTATTCCGCCATACGAAGTGAACGCCCAGACCGTTGATATCTTGTGTAAGCTTAAAGAATACAGTGAAGCCAGAGACAGAGGTCTTGCTTTCCTGATAGAAGACATGAAGCAGCAGGCAACAGAATACGAAGCAGAGG CTAATTATCTAGAGGGTCTTCTCACAGAAGGCCTGGGTATTTCATTATCCAGTCTGTCCAGCAAAGGCATCGCCTACCTCAGCACCCTGGTAAACAGTGCAATGACACTTGAAACGAAGGACACCTCTCTTGCCAG CTTCTTCTGTGCCATCAATGATATGAGTTCCAAGCTGTATACAACAGAATCAAAAAACAGAGAACTGGAACTGGAGTtgaacaaaattaagaaaaaactaACTGCTGCACTGGTGCTGGAAAAGCAGTTAAAGGG ggatcttcaaaaaacaaaggaacatCTTGAGGTAGAAAGAGCCAAGGCTGAGAGACAATCCCTAAACTTGAATTTCCTGAGAGACAAATACAAGGATTTCAAAATCAGGATTAAGGCTGCTGAG GAGCAGCTTGCTGCCAGCGGGTTGGATCCATCATTGACGCATCAGTCACTAGTGAGCATGTCTGAG AAACTGGATGAAATGCAGACAGAAGTTGTGCTTTTGAAGAAGAAACTTGAGTCCTACCTAGATTTAActcct AGTCCTTCCCTTGCACTAGTGAAGATTGAAGAAGTAAAACGAGAACTG AATGATGTGGAGGCAGAGTTCTCAAAGCAAATTGACATGCTGACTCTTGAGATGCCAGAACCCAGACAATACGAGTTCACCTGA
- the ATP5F1A gene encoding ATP synthase subunit alpha, mitochondrial, which yields MLSARLAATLARSLPRHAGLVSRNTLGAAFVATRNIHASKTHFQKTGTAEVSSILEERILGADTSAELEETGRVLSIGDGIARVYGLRNVQAEEMVEFSSGLKGMSLNLEPDNVGVVVFGNDRLIKEGDVVKRTGAIVDVPVGEELLGRVVDALGNPIDGKGPITSKTRRRVGLKAPGIIPRISVREPMQTGIKAVDSLVPIGRGQRELIIGDRQTGKTSIAIDTIINQKRFNDGTDEKKKLYCIYVAIGQKRSTVAQLVKRLTDADAMKYTIVVSATASDAAPLQYLAPYSGCSMGEYFRDNGKHALIIYDDLSKQAVAYRQMSLLLRRPPGREAYPGDVFYLHSRLLERAAKMNDSFGGGSLTALPVIETQAGDVSAYIPTNVISITDGQIFLETELFYKGIRPAINVGLSVSRVGSAAQTRAMKQVAGTMKLELAQYREVAAFAQFGSDLDAATQQLLNRGVRLTELLKQGQYVPMAIEEQVAVIYAGVRGHLDKLEPSKITKFESAFLAHILSQHQALLSTIRTEGKISDQTEGKLKEIVTNFLSTFEA from the exons atGCTCTCCGCCCGCCTGGCCGCCACCCTCGCCCGCTCCCTGCCGCGGCATGCCGGCCTG GTTTCCAGAAACACCCTGGGTGCAGCATTTGTTGCCACAAGAAACATCCATGCCtccaaaacacatttccagAAAACCG GCACTGCTGAAGTATCCTCTATTCTTGAGGAACGTATTTTGGGAGCTGACACCTCTGCTGAACTTGAGGAGACTGGCCGTGTGCTCTCGATTGGTGATGGTATCGCCCGTGTGTATGGCCTAAGAAATGTGCAGGCAGAAGAAATGGTTGAGTTTTCTTCTGGGCTGAAG GGAATGTCCTTGAACTTGGAGCCCGACAACGTTGGTGTTGTCGTGTTTGGTAACGACAGACTGATCAAGGAAGGGGATGTCGTGAAGAGGACTGGTGCCATTGTGGATGTTCCCGTtggggaggagctgctgggccgTGTTGTAGATGCCCTAGGCAATCCCATTGATGGGAAG gGTCCTATTACATCTAAGACACGTAGGAGAGTTGGCTTGAAGGCCCCTGGCATCATTCCCAGAATCTCTGTGCGGGAACCTATGCAGACTGGTATTAAGGCTGTGGACAGTTTGGTGCCAATTGGCCGTGGACAGCGTGAACTGATCATTGGTGACAGACAGACTGG GAAAACTTCCATTGCAATTGACACAATAATCAACCAGAAACGATTTAATGATGgaacagatgagaaaaagaagctGTACTGTATCTATGTTGCCATTGGCCAGAAGAGATCTACTGTTGCGCAGCTGGTGAAGAGGCTCACTGATGCAG ATGCCATGAAGTACACAATTGTGGTGTCTGCCACAGCATCTGACGCTGCACCCCTTCAGTACCTGGCTCCCTATTCAGGCTGCTCCATGGGGGAATACTTCAGAGACAACGGAAAGCATGCATTGATCATCTATGATGACTTATCCAAGCAG GCTGTTGCCTACCGTCAGATGTCTCTGCTGCTGCGCCGTCCACCTGGCCGTGAAGCCTACCCAGGTGATGTGTTCTACCTGCACTCCCGCCTGCTGGAGAGAGCTGCCAAAATGAACGACTCCTTTGGAGGCGGCTCTCTGACTGCCCTGCCTGTCATTGAAACTCAGGCTGGTGATGTGTCTGCTTACATTCCAACCAATGTCATCTCCATCACTGATGGACAG ATCTTCTTGGAAACTGAGCTGTTCTACAAAGGTATCCGTCCAGCCATCAACGTCGGTCTGTCTGTGTCCCGTGTGGGTTCTGCTGCTCAGACCAGGGCTATGAAGCAA GTGGCAGGTACCATGAAGCTGGAATTGGCTCAGTACCGTGAAGTAGCTGCCTTCGCTCAGTTTGGGTCTGACCTGGAtgctgccacacagcagctgctgaatcGTGGTGTGCGTCTGACAGAGCTCCTCAAACAAGGACAGTATG TTCCCATGGCTATTGAGGAACAGGTTGCAGTCATCTATGCTGGTGTAAGAGGTCACTTGGACAAGCTGGAGCCCAGTAAAATCACAAAATTTGAGAGTGCTTTCCTAGCTCATATACTGAGCCAGCACCAGGCCCTCCTCTCCACGATCAG GACCGAAGGGAAGATCTCTGACCAGACAGAAGGTAAATTGAAGGAAATAGTCACAAATTTCCTGTCTACTTTCGAGGCATAA
- the PSTPIP2 gene encoding proline-serine-threonine phosphatase-interacting protein 2, whose amino-acid sequence MREARFRDHFWSTDLTSTVGYDSIIQHLNDGRKNCKEFEDFLKERAIIEEKYGKELINLSKKKPCGQTELNTLKRSLDVFKQQIDNVGQGHIQLAQTLREEAKKMEEFREKQKLHRKKIELIMEAIHKNRNLQYKKTMEAKRLYEQRCRDKDEAEQAVHRNANLVTQKQQEKLFLKLAQTKSALEDSDRSYQQSITALEKIREEWMKEHIKACEFFETQQCERISYFRSALWLHVNQLSQGCVQNDEKYEEIRKSLEMCSIEKDIDFFVNLRKTGSSAPAPVVYENYYNTQRSATPVRSPVSVPMSRRAPLPTPTSGPGDPDYATIDGYSLIHR is encoded by the exons atgcgGGAGGCACGGTTCAGGGACCACTTCTGG AGCACAGACCTGACCAGCACAGTTGGCTATGACAGCATCATTCAACATCTGAACGACGGCAGGAAGAACTGCAAAGAGTTTGAAGACTTTTTGAAGGAAAG AGCgattatagaagaaaaatatggtaAAGAGCTCATTAACTTGTCGAAGAAGAAGCCCTGTGGGCAGACGGAGCTGAA CACCCTGAAGAGATCCCTGGATGTTTTCAAACAAC agatAGACAATGTGGGACAAGGTCACATCCAGCTGGCACAAACCCTTCGGGAGGAAGCCAAGAAGATGGAGGAATTCAGGGAGAAGCAAAAGCTGCATCGGAAGAAG ATAGAGCTCATAATGGAGGCGATTCACAAGAACAGGAATTTGCAGTACAAGAAGACCATGGAG GCCAAGCGGCTCTACGAGCAGCGCTGCAGGGATAAAGACGAAGCGGAACAGGCGGTGCACCGCAACGCCAACCTGGTCAcgcagaagcagcaggagaag CTCTTCCTGAAGTTGGCTCAGACGAAATCGGCTCTGGAGGATTCAG ACAGGAGTTACCAGCAGAGTATTACTGCACTGGAGAAGATCAGGGAAGAATGGATGAAAGAGCACATCAAAGCTTGCGAG TTCTTCGAGACGCAGCAGTGCGAGCGCATCAGCTACTTCCGCAGTGCCCTCTGGCTCCACGTCAACCAGCTCTCCCAGGGCTGCGTCCAGAACGACGAG aaatacGAGGAAATCCGCAAGAGTTTAGAAATGTGCAGCATTGAGAAGgatattgatttttttgtaaatttgcGCAAAACTGGAAGTTCGGCCCCAG CTCCTGTTGTTTATGAAAACTACTACAACACACAGAGAAGTGCGACCCCTGTGAGAAGTCCGGTTTCTGTGCCTATGTCACG